The genomic interval GGGTCCGTCCAGGCCGGGACGACGCAGCGGTAGGAGGAGGGCTCGGCACGCACGCCGAGCACGCGCACCGGCTCCGCGCGGCGGTTGGTGACCGTCACGAGCTGGCGCTGCGGCGGACCCGGCCGCAGCGGGTCGAAGGTCACCGCGGGCGGCTCGAACTGGATCTCCGGCTCGACGAGCGAGCGGATGCGCAGCGTGAGGCTCGGACGCGCCGGGTCGTTGGAGCGCACCTCGATCTCCTTGACGACCTCGCCGGCGAACTCCGACGAGTCGAACACCGCGCGCAGCTCGCCGCGCTCCCCGGGGCCCAGCACGGTCCGGCCGGTGAGCGCGGTGGTGCAGCCGCAGGTCGGCAGGACCTCGAGCAGGCGGAGGTCGGCGCCGCCTCTGTTTGTGAACGCGAAGACGCACGGCGGCCGCTCGCCCTGGACAATGCTGCCCAGATCGCAGGTCTCGCTCT from bacterium carries:
- a CDS encoding DUF1573 domain-containing protein, which produces SETCDLGSIVQGERPPCVFAFTNRGGADLRLLEVLPTCGCTTALTGRTVLGPGERGELRAVFDSSEFAGEVVKEIEVRSNDPARPSLTLRIRSLVEPEIQFEPPAVTFDPLRPGPPQRQLVTVTNRRAEPVRVLGVRAEPSSYRCVVPAWTDPARPLQLESWDRAVIEVEVTPPPALALPLAGECTLEIEGPRKRHFRLKLLSLPVP